The genomic interval GCTCGCCGCGGATGCGTTGAAATTCTTCCAGCAATTGTTCAATGGTCAGTTTTTCTTTTTCCTTTTCAGGTAAATCTAAAATAATTTGCCCTTTATCCATCATGATCAGCCGATTCCCCAAATCGAGCGCCTGCTGCATATTGTGGGTAACCATTAAAGTCGTTAATTGAAACTTTTCAACAATATCTTCCGTGATGTCTGTAATTAACTGTGCGCGGGAAGGATCCAACGCTGCTGTATGCTCATCCAACATTAAAATATCCGGTTCGGTAAATGTCGCCATCAGCAGGGACAATGCCTGACGCTCCCCACCGGAAAGCAATCCCACTTTGGCATTAAGTCGATCTTCCAGTCCAAGGTGTAGCGTTTGTAAATAATCCCGGAACATGGTCCTCCGTTTTTTTGTAACACCGGGTTTAAGTTTGCGCGTTTTATTGCGCGCATAAGCCATGGCCAGATTTTCCTCAATTGTCATGGATGGTGCAGTCCCGGCCATCGGATCCTGGAAAACGCGTCCAATCAATTTTGACCGCTTGTATTCTGGTAAATGAGCCACCTGCCGATGATTAATCAAAACATCGCCGACATCGGGGATGATATGACCGGCAACAGTGTTCATTAGCGTCGATTTACCCGCACCGTTACTGCCAATAACGGTGACAAAATCGCCTTTTTCTAGTACTAGATTAATTTGCTGCAAAGCCTCTTTTTCATCCGGGGTACCTTCATTAAATGTAACGGAAATATCATTTAGTTGAAGCATTTACACAACTCCTTTTGCCTTTGTTCCGCTAAGCTCTGCGCGTTTTCGTTTACGCCGTAGTTTTTCCTTCCGTGCTCGCATTACTTTTGGTGCAACTAAGGCGGCGATAACGAGCAGTGCTGTAATCAGCTTCATATCTCCGGTTTCCAAAAACTCCACTCGTAAGGCCATGGTGACAACCATTCGGTAAATAACAGCACCGCCAATAACTGCAAGTGTTGTCCATACAATCGTTTTTGTACCAAATAATGCTTCACCAATGATGACAGAGGCTAACCCAATAATAATCATTCCAATCCCCATACCAACATCAGCGAACCCACCATGCTGAGCAATGAGCGCTCCTGACAAAGCAACCAGAGCATTGGATATGCCAACCCCCGTAATAATCAATAAATCCGTATTGGCTGACAAACTGCGGATCATCCGCTGATTATCCCCAGTTGCGCGTAACGCCAGCCCTATCTCTGTTTTTAAATAATAATCGGTTAACAACTTAATCAACATCGTGGCAACAATCATAACAAACAAAATACCCCACGTTGACGGTAATTGTTCCATGCCAAAAGATGCTAGCATCCCATTCAGCAGTCCATCAATCCCGGTTGCACTCCAAATGCTCTCCAATTGTTTAAAAACCGTTGATTCCTGCAGTAATGATAGGGTCGGCTGCCCCATGATTCGTAAATTGATCGAATATAGTGCAATCATCATCAAAATGCCGGATAACAATGCATTAATATTCCCTTTCGCATGAAGGGATCCGGTAATACATCCGGCTAAAAATCCGGCAATTGCTGCGAACAGTGTCGCTAAAATGGGTGGCACCCCATTCATAATAGAGATAGAAGCAACAGCCGCACCTGTCACAAAACTTCCATCAACGGTCAAATCCGGAAAATCCAACACACGGAAGGTTAAATATACTCCTAAGGCCATAATGGCATAAATAATTCCTGATTCCACTGCTCCAAATAATGCGATAAACATGATGTCCACCCCCGTGCCTATTTTGTAACGTCAGAAAGTATAAAATATGAATGACCTTATCATAAAAACTTCGGCTCGCTCAGAGACCTGGCGAATACCAAGTTTTTTAACAGGATATGTCTATTTAAATGACGTGTTCGTTCAAGTTGATAAGTACAATGCAGCAGGGAGGGGCAATCCTGCCTGCTGCGATTGTAAAAAATGATATGAACTATTCATCTTTTAAGATTTTTGCATTTTCGTCCCATTCATCGTTCCATTCCACACCTTGTTCCTCTGCCGCTTGTTTGTTAATGAATAACTGCATTTCCTGTGGATATTCAACAGCTATATCATTTGGCTTTTTATTCCCCTTCAGAATTTCTACCGCCATTTCTCCTGTTCGGTAACCAATTTTTTCATAATCAATTCCGTAAGTGGCAAATCCACCTTTCTTCAGTGAATCCGGTTCACCTACGATCATTGGAATGTCTTGCTCATTGGCAACACCCACCACACTATCCAAAGCGGAAACAACCGTATTATCAGTAATGATATAAAAGACGTCCACTTTGCTGACAAGTGTTTGCGTTGCCTGCTGTACTTCAGCAGAATTGGCAACGGTCCGCTCAGCAAACGACAAATTGGTGCCATCAGCCGCCTTTTTCACAGCTTCAATTTGTGTGACAGAATTTTGCTCCCCTGCATTGTAGATTAAGCCAACTTGCGCATCGTCAAAATTATCCGCAATAAATTGTACCGTATTTTTAACCGCATCCGGGTGAAGATCGACAACACCAGTCGCGTTTCCTCCCGGCTGTTCCATGGATTCAACCAGGCCAGCTTCCACTGCGTCTGTTACCGAGGTGAATAGAATAGGAATATCTTCTGTCGCCTGTACCGCGCCAAGTGCACTAGGCGTCGAATTGGCAAAAATCAAATCCACTTGATCAGCCACAAAATTTTCCGCAATGGGGGTAACATTGTTCTGATCCCCCTGCGCACTTTGTAAATCATATTCCACACTCAAGTCCGCGTCCGCAAGCGCATTCTGAAAACCTTCATAAGCTGCATCAAGAGACGGATGTTCAACAATTTGCGTCGCTCCAACGGCATACGTCTTTTCTTCATCGGAAGCCTCCGCATCGCCCGAATCATCAGTACCACTACTTTCATTACCGTCACCACATGCGGTAATGACCATGAAACTAATGAGTGCAATAATGAATAATAAGCCTTTTTTCATCTTTTTCTTCCCCCTGTTCATGTTTTTCTGACTCTTTATACTGTTAAAAATTATGGTAATTATATCATAGGGTGTAGAAGAGTCAAGGTGTTTGCGCAATTTCGTGGAACTAGAACTAAAAAAGGTAGAAGCAACATGAAGTCATACGTCTCTATGGGGCTACTATTTAGGCCAAGCTATATAAGTCTACTTTATTCAAAGCAGTCACATGTATTGTTGGAAGTTCGAGGATGCTCTGACATTTGACAGTCGGATGTATTTATGCGATGATTATCTATTGTGAGTGAAGTAATGATAAGAACTAAATTCTGGCATTCTACTCGATTGTTTTTGAAGATGCTTAATCACACTGGCGCGACTTCGGGGTCGCAAGGACGTCAGAGCAGGTAGGGCTGACGTTGCTTAAGTTAGAAAAATCCAGTGGAACACAAACCGCGGCAAAGTTGGAATCTTAATTAATCGGATTCCCGCCTGATAAGGCTAATTAATAAAAATGAAAGCTTATGTGTTACTTTATTGACCAAAGGGGTACTCTTATAACAAGGGTACCCCTTTTTCAATGGGTGAACGTTAGGACTCGACCTCGATCATTCTGGGCCGCACAACGTATTCGTCTTTAGCTATATCAATTCCTACAATTAATGTAGAAATGTAAGTTGCCATATTTTCTGATTTTTATTAAGTTCACTTTGGGCCCTTCTTCGTATATTTAGAGTTATGATCATGACACCCTATATCAAGGGGCCCTCTTTGTTTCAAACCTGAAATAATACCTTTCCCCAAGATTACTCTGCCGATCCAAGCAAAAGCCCATTATACGATAAATGGAAAAAACCGAACTGACTCGAAATCTGGCGGAAACTTTGAATCTTCGTTTGTCTCTACCTCACATCAGGAGAATTCCATGGCGACAAGCATCAAGCCCCATTTAACCTTTCATGTCAATGTTTCCTCCTAAATGTGGTTGAGCTGCATGCTCAATGGCAGCTACATTATTTGTACTCAATAACTTTTGAACAGCTTCCCCCTGTCGCTCGGCATTCCCCATTGCCATCTTCATAACTGAAATAGAAGCTTGTTGTTGAACTTGGCTTTGATTCAACACCATTGACATTAATGCAATATCCATCAGAACACCATCTTTCTCTATTTAATGATCATCCAGGTATAATCATCTTACGTCTAGTCTTAGTGTCTTTCGAGTCATCGAATAGTTCATGCCGATTTTCCCTTCAACAAAATTTGTGAATTTCGGGAGTGACAGTCACAACGCGAGCCAAATCTCACTTCTAATCTTAGCATTTCTTATCTTCTTTATCTATGACTGTCTTTGACAGCTATTATTTCGGGAAGGACTGACATCCCCCTCATAAATAGATAACGCATTCCGGGTATATTCTTCATTAAAAATTCACATCCACTACTAGATTATAGGTAGATGTATCCTTTATAATTGGCTGGGTTTAAATGATTATTAGTACATAAGGAGCATTTATGATACAAATAAAATACAAGGACTTAGAACAATTAATGGAAATGATTAATCATCAGTAAGCGTAAAATAATCCCCACCTATAAAAAGATGGGGATTTCATGTATGCTTTATTTAGATTTATTTGGAACATGACATTCCTGAGGGAGTGTTGCTGACCATGGCAGGTATTGAGCCAATTGCTCCTTATCCGTCGTATCCATATTGGGAAGTTCCTCAAACAGATAGCTCAGGTAGTTGAATGGATTCAATCCATTCTCTTTGGCTGTCTCTACTACACTATAAATAATTGCGCTAGACTTCGCACCTTTTGTGGTATTGCTGAAAAGCCAATTTTTTCTATTATGTGTTTAAGAACATAAGCGCAATTATGTTCTTAACCTAGTTATGTGCTGAAAATAAATATAAACCTTTTGGATAAATCCATTTTATCTAATTTCAGTACATAACGTTATAAGCATTGTCCTTTTGCTAAGATAAGAGTAAAAGAAAAGGAGCCAATGCTTATGTACAACGAAACACAAATTACTAACTTTGAAAAACATCTTGGTGAGAAGGGTTATTCCGACCTTGTTATTGGACAGTATCTTCGGAAAGTTAAAGATTTTTTAAAGTGCGATGAAGTACATTTTGTCCGAAGGACAGATCATGAGGAATTAAAGAAAGCTATAGAGAAGTATTTAGTAAAAATTCCATTGTCATCACAAAAAGGCACTATTCAAGCCGCTCTTCATGCTTATTATTACTTTCTTAGTGGTTACCAAATCTTCAGACGGCTAAATCTTTCAGATTTTGAAATAAATCCGTCTATTGAGGTTGAAATAGATAGGTTTCGAACATATTTAACTGAAGTGGCCAAACTAAGTGATAATACAATCTTTTCTCAATGTAATACCGTAAAATTATTTTTATATTCTAGTTTTCCAGAAAAAGACTTTTCGCCAGAAAAACTGACTGCCGATCATGTTCGAAGATACCTAACTGACACACTGCGTCATATTTCAAATGCATCAAAGAAAACTATGATAGTCAGAATTAGAAGTTACGCAAAGTTTCTTGAATTCAGAGATGGCTTCAACTTAGAGGAAATTTTGAATTTACCAATGACACCGCCTGTTTGGAAACAGGCAAGAATCTCCAAACATCTAACTGATTCAGAAATAGATACCCTTTTTTCATCATATGATCAATCAAATCCAACCGGAATCCGGAACTACGCAATTGCACGATGTTTAAAAGATTTAGGTCTTCGCTGTTCGGAAGCAGCTAAACTTTCATTGGATGACTTTGATTGGTTAAATGGAATTGTAACTATTAGACAAACAAAGTCACATTCCGAAAGAAGTCTTCCACTTCATGCTGTTACAGGCAAAGCTATTGAAAAATATTTATTACATTCCCGTCCAGCTACCCAAGAAAGAATTTTATTTGTGAGATTTAAAAAAGAACCGGGACAGCCGATGGGAACTTCCCAAGTTCGAAATACGGTAAGAGGTGCTGCTATTAGAGCCGGATTGGAGAATTTCACTGGCACACATATGTTAAGACATACGGCAGCTAAAGAAATGATCAATAATGGTGTTGAATTAAAGATGATCGCAGATATTCTGGGACATGAATCTATTGAAACAACCAGTATTTATACGAAGATAAACTTCACACAGTTACAGGAAGTTGCTGGAACTTGGCCAGAGGTGAGATCATGAATAGTAATCTCATCTCAAGGCAGGTAGAAGAATATATTTCTTATAAAAGGGGTCTTGGATTTCAGATTAAAATAGAATCTCAGGAATTAAGACGTTTTGCGGCATATACTGTCTCGATAGGGTATGAAGGTTCATTGGCCAAGGATGTTGCATTCCAATGGGCTACCCTTAAACCAGAATATTCACGGTGGTATATGGCAAGAAGGATGGAGACAATTCGAACATTCGCAAAGTATATTTGTGTATTGGATCCCATGGCACAGATGCCTCCAAAGGGTATGTTTGGGAAATGTCATGGGAGAACGACCCCATACATCTTTACTGAAGAAGAAATATGCATATTAATGAAAGCTTCAATGGAATTATATGCACCTGACGGTCTTAGATGTAGGACCATCTCTGCTGCAATTGGTCTCTTGTGGTCTACAGGGATGCGTCCAAATGAAGTATGTCAATTAATGGACGACGATGTCGATTTAAAAAACGGGCGGATTACTATTAGGGAGACCAAGTTTTCAAAAACTAGGATTATTCCTATTCATGAAACCACTAATTCGAAACTAAGTTCATATATAAATGCTAGGGATAAACTAAGGGAGGACTTTTCAGACCGACATTTCCTAATTACTTCAGGAAGTCGTAAACTGGCATTACGTAATTTTGAGTATGCATTGCAAGTAATCAGAAAGCAGCTCCTGGCAGATAATAAGGAATGGAATAGACGGCCTCCCAGATTATATGATATACGCCATACATTCGCATGTAACACTCTGCTAGGCTGGCTTAAAAACGGTATAAATATAGATAGGAAAATACTATACCTTTCCACTTATCTTGGCCACGTTAAAGTAGAAGATACCTATTGGTATCTTACAGGGACACCTGAGTTATTACAGATCGTTTCTGGAAATTTTGAAAAATACTTTTATGAGGGCGGTGTCAGCCATGGAGAGTAGTGATTTCCAAAGCCTCCTTCAAAACTTTTTCCTGAAATGGATGATGAGTCAAAAGAAAGTGTCCCCTTCTACTGTTCAAACGTATAAGGATACGTTCCGTATCCTATTAAAATATATGTATGATGAACATGGCGTGAAACCAGGTTCCATAAACATGGAAATAATAAATGCGGATATTATTATAGGATTCATGCATTACTTGGAAAATAATCGAAAAAACAAGTATAAGACAGTAAACAATAGGCTTGCGGCAATAAAATCGTTTATGGAATACGTATCCTACGAATGCCCAGAATATTCAGGAACTGCACAAAAGATAAAGGCCATACCCTTTCGAAAAATAGAAAAGAAGGAAATCTGCTATCTCACCAAGGAGGAAATGGATTCATTACTTAATTCCTGTGAAACCGAAAATTCCGAAGGAAGGCGTGATTATCTTATGTTGCTTCTCCTTTATAATTCAGGGATGCGGGTTTCGGAAATGATTTCGATACAAGGGAAAGATGCTCTTTTTTCCGATAATGGAAAATGTCATTTGAGAATTATAGGAAAAGGGAGAAAGGAACGGACTGTTCCTTTATGGCGAACGACATCGGAGTATCTTGCTGATTTTATGTATGAGTGTGGAATTCAAGAGGATGATTACTTGTTATCTGGCAGGAATGTAAAACATTTAACCCGTTCTGGGGTGCGTTATAGAATAGATCGCATCGTTAAGAAAGCAACTGCCATTTGTCCATCTTTAAATGATAAAACAGTAACGCCCCATGTGTTTCGGCATTCAACTGCAATGAGCCTGCTCCAATCAGGAATTGATATTTCAACAATAGCTATGTGGCTAGGGCACGAAAGTATTGAGACTACACATAAATATATGGTGGCTGATATAAAATTAAAGGAACGTGCGTTAAACAAACTACATGAACCTGAATCGAATGAAACGGACTATAGATATCAAGTAACTGATGAAATCCTTCAATTCTTAAATTCATTATAATAAGTATGTTATGTGCTGAGTCCTATAGTAAGTCGTTAATTTTAAAGTGCTTTTAAAAGCGGTTGGTAAACTCAGCACATAACTAGGTTAAGTACATAATTTCGGCCGATAATAAAAGGTTTAATTGAACGTTCTGCGCGATTGTTATCGATCTCCAAACGCCCATCCTTTAAAAAGGCCTCTAAGCGCTCCCACTGGTTACGACAATATTTAATGGCTTTGCCAAGAGCACTTTTTGGTAGTACGCGCGGCGTTTGTTCTTTAAGCCATGCCAAAAAAGCCTCCAGTACGGGCTGGCTGCGCTCCAAGCGCTTTTCATAGCGCTCTTGTGGACTTGCGTCTTTTAATTCACGTTCCATATCAAAAAGCTTATTACAGAAGGCCAAGCCTTCTTTCGCTTTCACGGCAGTGGTAGATGCAGATTCAGGCAGTGCCCGCAATGCTTCCGTGAAATTACGGCGTGCATGCGCCCAACATCCAACGGGCACAACATTAGAAATACTGTTGTAACCTGCGTACCCATCGACATGCAAATAACCTTGAAAGTCAGCCAGAAACCGCTGTGGATGCTTGCTTGCACGTGTTTGTTGGTAGTCATAAAGCACGATTGGGAAACTTTCCCGTCCGGTGCGGTACAGCCATATATAAGACGTAGATTTAGCAGGCCGGTCCGGTTCTGAAAGAACCTGCAGTGTTGTTTCATCTGCATGCAAAATATCGTGTTTTATTAAATGAGCATACATCTCATCGTATATATGCTTAAGCCAAGTATTGGCACCATATAAAACCCAATTTGCCAGCGTTTGGCGTGGAATGGATACACCAAAGCGTTCTAAGTGCTTCTCTTGCCGATAT from Lentibacillus cibarius carries:
- a CDS encoding ABC transporter ATP-binding protein; its protein translation is MLQLNDISVTFNEGTPDEKEALQQINLVLEKGDFVTVIGSNGAGKSTLMNTVAGHIIPDVGDVLINHRQVAHLPEYKRSKLIGRVFQDPMAGTAPSMTIEENLAMAYARNKTRKLKPGVTKKRRTMFRDYLQTLHLGLEDRLNAKVGLLSGGERQALSLLMATFTEPDILMLDEHTAALDPSRAQLITDITEDIVEKFQLTTLMVTHNMQQALDLGNRLIMMDKGQIILDLPEKEKEKLTIEQLLEEFQRIRGEQFENDRAILG
- a CDS encoding ABC transporter permease, translating into MFIALFGAVESGIIYAIMALGVYLTFRVLDFPDLTVDGSFVTGAAVASISIMNGVPPILATLFAAIAGFLAGCITGSLHAKGNINALLSGILMMIALYSINLRIMGQPTLSLLQESTVFKQLESIWSATGIDGLLNGMLASFGMEQLPSTWGILFVMIVATMLIKLLTDYYLKTEIGLALRATGDNQRMIRSLSANTDLLIITGVGISNALVALSGALIAQHGGFADVGMGIGMIIIGLASVIIGEALFGTKTIVWTTLAVIGGAVIYRMVVTMALRVEFLETGDMKLITALLVIAALVAPKVMRARKEKLRRKRKRAELSGTKAKGVV
- a CDS encoding ABC transporter substrate-binding protein, translating into MKKGLLFIIALISFMVITACGDGNESSGTDDSGDAEASDEEKTYAVGATQIVEHPSLDAAYEGFQNALADADLSVEYDLQSAQGDQNNVTPIAENFVADQVDLIFANSTPSALGAVQATEDIPILFTSVTDAVEAGLVESMEQPGGNATGVVDLHPDAVKNTVQFIADNFDDAQVGLIYNAGEQNSVTQIEAVKKAADGTNLSFAERTVANSAEVQQATQTLVSKVDVFYIITDNTVVSALDSVVGVANEQDIPMIVGEPDSLKKGGFATYGIDYEKIGYRTGEMAVEILKGNKKPNDIAVEYPQEMQLFINKQAAEEQGVEWNDEWDENAKILKDE
- a CDS encoding YjfB family protein; protein product: MDIALMSMVLNQSQVQQQASISVMKMAMGNAERQGEAVQKLLSTNNVAAIEHAAQPHLGGNIDMKG
- a CDS encoding tyrosine-type recombinase/integrase — encoded protein: MYNETQITNFEKHLGEKGYSDLVIGQYLRKVKDFLKCDEVHFVRRTDHEELKKAIEKYLVKIPLSSQKGTIQAALHAYYYFLSGYQIFRRLNLSDFEINPSIEVEIDRFRTYLTEVAKLSDNTIFSQCNTVKLFLYSSFPEKDFSPEKLTADHVRRYLTDTLRHISNASKKTMIVRIRSYAKFLEFRDGFNLEEILNLPMTPPVWKQARISKHLTDSEIDTLFSSYDQSNPTGIRNYAIARCLKDLGLRCSEAAKLSLDDFDWLNGIVTIRQTKSHSERSLPLHAVTGKAIEKYLLHSRPATQERILFVRFKKEPGQPMGTSQVRNTVRGAAIRAGLENFTGTHMLRHTAAKEMINNGVELKMIADILGHESIETTSIYTKINFTQLQEVAGTWPEVRS
- a CDS encoding tyrosine-type recombinase/integrase; the protein is MNSNLISRQVEEYISYKRGLGFQIKIESQELRRFAAYTVSIGYEGSLAKDVAFQWATLKPEYSRWYMARRMETIRTFAKYICVLDPMAQMPPKGMFGKCHGRTTPYIFTEEEICILMKASMELYAPDGLRCRTISAAIGLLWSTGMRPNEVCQLMDDDVDLKNGRITIRETKFSKTRIIPIHETTNSKLSSYINARDKLREDFSDRHFLITSGSRKLALRNFEYALQVIRKQLLADNKEWNRRPPRLYDIRHTFACNTLLGWLKNGINIDRKILYLSTYLGHVKVEDTYWYLTGTPELLQIVSGNFEKYFYEGGVSHGE
- a CDS encoding tyrosine-type recombinase/integrase; the encoded protein is MESSDFQSLLQNFFLKWMMSQKKVSPSTVQTYKDTFRILLKYMYDEHGVKPGSINMEIINADIIIGFMHYLENNRKNKYKTVNNRLAAIKSFMEYVSYECPEYSGTAQKIKAIPFRKIEKKEICYLTKEEMDSLLNSCETENSEGRRDYLMLLLLYNSGMRVSEMISIQGKDALFSDNGKCHLRIIGKGRKERTVPLWRTTSEYLADFMYECGIQEDDYLLSGRNVKHLTRSGVRYRIDRIVKKATAICPSLNDKTVTPHVFRHSTAMSLLQSGIDISTIAMWLGHESIETTHKYMVADIKLKERALNKLHEPESNETDYRYQVTDEILQFLNSL